One Deinococcus planocerae DNA segment encodes these proteins:
- the prfB gene encoding peptide chain release factor 2 (programmed frameshift), with protein MQELLEKLASLREYLDIPGKTRRLNELDRELSDPALWNNTGRARQVTQEAGTLRRVVDGYRGLQSDADGLAEMLEIASDEERELLAEEQQSIQTRVDDLYRETLFTMKHAETPAIVRVKSGAGGTESQDWAGMLTRMYMRWAERHGYKVELVDQQDGEQAGVLGAEFIIRGEKAFGMMAPEHGVHRLVRVSPFDANNRRHTSFASVDVVPEVPEEEINIHIPDSDLRRDVFRSQGAGGQGVNTTDSAVRLTHLPTGIAVASQQTRSQIKNHEIALQILKQRLYDIEMRRREEEEAKARGEQKKIEWGSQIRSYVLDKQYVKDHRTGVMKHNPDEVLDGDLDDLMWAGLEWLAGKRAVEEGGDDE; from the exons ATGCAGGAACTCTTGGAAAAACTGGCGTCGCTCCGGGAGTACCTT GACATTCCCGGCAAGACGCGCAGGCTGAACGAACTCGACCGGGAACTCAGCGACCCCGCCCTGTGGAACAACACGGGCCGCGCGAGGCAGGTCACGCAGGAGGCCGGAACGTTGCGCCGGGTGGTGGACGGCTACCGGGGCCTTCAGTCGGACGCCGACGGGCTGGCCGAGATGCTGGAGATCGCCAGCGACGAGGAACGCGAGCTGCTCGCCGAAGAGCAGCAGAGCATCCAGACGCGGGTGGACGACCTCTACCGCGAGACGCTTTTCACGATGAAGCACGCCGAGACCCCGGCCATCGTGCGGGTGAAGAGCGGCGCGGGCGGCACCGAGTCGCAGGACTGGGCGGGGATGCTCACGCGGATGTACATGCGCTGGGCCGAGCGGCACGGCTACAAGGTCGAACTCGTCGATCAGCAGGACGGCGAGCAGGCGGGAGTGCTGGGCGCCGAGTTCATCATCCGGGGCGAAAAGGCCTTCGGCATGATGGCGCCAGAACACGGGGTCCACCGTCTGGTCCGGGTCTCGCCCTTCGACGCGAACAACCGCCGCCATACCTCGTTCGCCTCGGTGGACGTGGTGCCGGAGGTCCCCGAAGAAGAGATCAACATTCATATCCCCGACTCCGACCTGCGCCGGGACGTGTTCCGCTCGCAGGGCGCGGGCGGGCAGGGCGTGAACACCACTGACTCGGCGGTGCGCCTGACCCACCTGCCGACCGGCATCGCCGTGGCGTCGCAGCAGACCCGAAGCCAGATCAAGAACCACGAGATCGCCCTCCAGATCCTCAAGCAGCGCCTCTACGACATCGAGATGCGAAGGCGCGAGGAAGAGGAAGCCAAGGCGCGCGGCGAGCAGAAGAAGATCGAGTGGGGCTCGCAGATTCGCTCGTACGTCCTCGACAAGCAGTACGTCAAGGACCACCGCACGGGCGTCATGAAGCACAACCCCGACGAGGTGCTCGACGGCGACCTCGACGACCTGATGTGGGCGGGTCTGGAGTGGCTGGCCGGAAAGCGCGCCGTGGAAGAAGGCGGAGACGACGAGTAG